One genomic window of Niveibacterium sp. SC-1 includes the following:
- the ccoG gene encoding cytochrome c oxidase accessory protein CcoG translates to MSDPSSPAKEDAQASVKPKVRPRKVIPVASVAADSDDLYEIRRKVYPRAVSGVFANWRWAMVWLTQIVFYGFCWLPWNGRQAVLFDLAHRKFFILGLVFSPQDVLYLAVLLIISALSLFLFTAVAGRLWCGYACPQTVYTQMFLWIEEKIEGDRNKRMKLDAAPASSRKAAIKGTKYLAWTLVSLWTGITFVGYFTPIRELVSGLLQWEAGGWELFWIFFYGGFTYLMAGVMREQVCKYMCPYARFQSVMFDPDTLVISYDQERGDPRGSRRRGIDYKAQGLGDCVDCGICVQVCPTGIDIRDGLQYECIGCAACIDACDQVMDKMNYPRGLIRYSTENAVRKHWGRKEILAHVLRPRTLIYTAILWVIIFGFIWGIASREPVRMDVIRDRATLAREVEDGLIENAYVLQLMNVSEGPQRVHLSVSGLEGIRLARGQDIELAPAETRQVPVQVRVPGDDLSRGSHKIFFELKSADGEMALREKSTFIMQ, encoded by the coding sequence ATGAGCGATCCGTCCTCGCCAGCCAAGGAAGACGCGCAAGCCAGCGTCAAACCCAAGGTCCGGCCCCGCAAAGTCATTCCGGTCGCCTCCGTTGCCGCCGACAGCGACGATCTCTACGAGATCCGCCGCAAGGTCTATCCGCGCGCGGTGAGCGGTGTCTTTGCCAACTGGCGCTGGGCCATGGTGTGGCTCACCCAGATCGTTTTCTACGGATTCTGCTGGTTGCCTTGGAACGGGCGCCAGGCCGTGCTCTTCGATCTCGCGCACCGTAAGTTCTTCATCCTCGGGCTGGTGTTCTCGCCGCAGGACGTGCTCTACCTGGCGGTGCTGCTGATCATCTCCGCGCTCTCGCTCTTCCTCTTCACCGCGGTCGCGGGGCGCCTGTGGTGTGGCTACGCCTGTCCGCAGACGGTCTATACCCAGATGTTCCTCTGGATCGAGGAGAAGATCGAAGGCGACCGCAACAAGCGGATGAAGCTCGATGCCGCGCCGGCCTCGTCGCGCAAGGCGGCGATCAAGGGCACCAAATACCTCGCGTGGACCCTGGTTTCGCTATGGACCGGTATCACCTTCGTCGGCTACTTCACGCCGATCCGGGAGCTGGTGTCGGGGCTGCTGCAGTGGGAGGCGGGCGGCTGGGAGCTTTTCTGGATCTTCTTCTACGGCGGCTTCACCTACCTCATGGCCGGGGTGATGCGCGAGCAGGTGTGCAAGTACATGTGCCCCTATGCGCGCTTCCAGTCGGTGATGTTCGATCCTGATACCCTGGTCATCAGCTACGACCAGGAGCGCGGCGACCCGCGCGGTTCGCGTCGCAGAGGTATCGACTACAAGGCCCAGGGCCTGGGCGACTGCGTGGATTGCGGCATCTGCGTTCAGGTGTGCCCCACGGGCATCGATATCCGCGACGGGCTCCAGTACGAGTGCATCGGCTGCGCCGCCTGTATCGATGCTTGCGACCAGGTCATGGACAAGATGAATTATCCGCGTGGCCTCATCCGCTATTCCACCGAGAACGCGGTGAGGAAGCACTGGGGCCGCAAGGAGATCCTCGCGCATGTGCTGCGGCCGCGCACGCTCATCTACACCGCGATCCTGTGGGTGATCATCTTCGGTTTCATCTGGGGCATTGCCAGCCGCGAACCCGTGCGCATGGACGTGATCCGCGACCGCGCCACGCTGGCGCGCGAGGTTGAGGATGGCCTCATCGAGAACGCCTATGTGCTGCAACTGATGAACGTCTCCGAAGGGCCGCAACGGGTGCACCTGTCGGTGAGCGGGCTGGAGGGTATCCGGCTGGCGCGTGGCCAGGACATCGAACTGGCGCCGGCCGAGACGCGGCAGGTTCCGGTGCAGGTGCGCGTTCCGGGTGACGATCTATCGCGTGGCTCGCACAAGATATTCTTCGAGCTCAAGAGCGCGGATGGCGAAATGGCCCTGCGCGAGAAGTCCACTTTCATAATGCAATGA